The DNA region TAAAGAATTAGAATGACTTTAAAGTATGACTCCCGTCCCATTTTAAGGCGGAACGAAaagtttgaaaaataaaaccacGGCTTTGCCCGACGCACGCTGTCGCCTGATTATGGAAGTTCGGCGGCCGTTTTGCCATTAAAACGGAATAACTTATGGATAATTTCCCTTGGTCCTGCTCCTTCGCAGCACAGGCCcgagtggtgtgtgtgactgagctAGGTTTGAATGGCTTTGAACTCGTTTTCGCGCCAGTTAACTTGGGTGGTTACTTTGAACTCGCCACATGGCTGACTGCTTTGTTCTGTGGCCTTTCAGTGCTGTGCCCCTCACTCAATCCTGACACTTCATCTGCTCTTTTCAGGATGCGCACAACTGTATCCCGGAGCTGGATGATGAGACCGCGATGTTTGCTGTGTATGATGGCCATGGAGGTAATGAAATCCTAAATTACCACCGTGAAAGTCCTGCCTCTTCTTTTCCTAAAGTGGAAAGCCTAGATATGTCCTTCTAAACGTTTCTAAAACAGCTATGCAACTTGATTCCAAACATCAGGTATAGCATTTGGCTAAATAAACACTGCCAACAGAATGTTGTACACTGGGCATGTCATGTCTAAGTTTTGGATTTGGACTAATTCCCGAGCACATACAATCAGAATTAGATGAAAGGTTCAGGACCAGATTCCAGTCTAAATAAACGGTTGGTTTGAAAGGTGTCAGAAATCTGAATTTGTTCTTCCTTCTAGGTGAAGAAGTTGCTCTGTACTGCTCCAAATATTTACCTGACATTATAAAGGAACAGAAGGCATATAAAGATGGCAAACTGCAAAAGGTAAGCTAAGCCATGTTTTGTGCAAGAATGTAGTATTATGGCTGTGCATTTAAGCCTTTCAGTATCCAAAGTCTTTTGACTCTTTCAAAGACACTATATATAGTCCTTACAATGTTAAGTTTTAGGATATAGACACAGCTGTATGTTTTGGTTACACAAATGatctatatattttaaagcagcagcttTTACTCTTATGCATAAAAGCAGTAGCTAGGATATTGCTCATAGCTCCTAAATAAAAGTTTGTTTtggtttatatttcatttacagaTGTTTCAGAGCCATATAAGCCAACTTGTTCACATGAGTTGGTCAGGCACCATAGCCACCTCTGTTCAGACATGAGTGTATCAGCTAATCTCTATGTCCCTGACAACAAATTCATATGCTGTTTGGTTTTTCTCCAGGCTCTAGAGGACGCTTTTCTTGCTATAGATGGCCGAATCACTACAGAGGAAGTCATAAAGGAGCTCGTTCAGATCGCTGGTCGTCCTCAAGAGGAAGCATCGCCTGAGAAAGTGGCAGATGAAGATGACTGTGTGTAAAATTCATGCTCATTTTAGTAAGAACATCAAGATAATGAAGACACGTTTTATACATTTAGCATGCTATATATTTTATGAGGGCAAAACAAGAGAAACTGTTATACGGTTACATTATTAAGAACCTATATTGCTTATTtgtgtgcatttaaaaaaaaaaaaagtgtggtcTTTAAAGGCCAGTGCTTAAAGTGATCACAACTTGTTTTATCACATACATGATGTgaaattacagaaatattacaCTCATCTACAAAATATGGGCATTTCAAAAGTAAATCATTGTAGTATATTTAATCTTTTTAGTTTCCTAAGCACCTGCATTGCAGTGTGCTTTTGTCTTCCCACCCTGCTGAAATGGGTACACTTTTCCACAAATATCTTCCTCTCTCCCATCAGTGGATAACGAGGAGGCTGCTCTTCTGCATGAAGAGGCCACCATGACAATCGAGGAGCTGCTTGTTCGATATGGGCAGAACCTGAACAAATCTGGCAAAAAGCCTGGCCAGGACTCCACCAAAGAGCCTGAAGATGGTGAGAAGCCTCTTGCTCAGAAGGGAATTAATGGCGAGACCGAATGTGAGGTACCTGATACAGACAgcaatggaaaagcaaaggCAAAAGTGGCAGGAGCTTCTGTTGGAGGCTCCAAAATGAGGGCCTGCCGGAGAGCAGCAGCCTCCAGCGGGGGTGGTTCTGTAGCAGGTGACTCTTCCTCTGACGGAGAGAAGGCTGGAACAACAGGAGATGCTGGCCCATCTTGTTCTTCTGCAGCATCTGCCCCAGGAAGTGCCAAGTCCAAGTTTTTTGAGGATAGTGATGAGTCTGAGGATGGAGAGGATGAAGAGGAAGGCAGTGATGAAGAGGTCAGTATGAGCAAGTGTTGATGTCTGTGCGTTTAGAAatggttttctctctgtgtgagagagagagatggagaatgaATGTGAAGATGTCAGGGTCTTTAATATATATCCATggaaaatttacatttaaagtaaTATTGTGATTCACAGAATttagtttgtgtatttgtttcctTCCTCACTCTTTCCATTGTTGTATTTATGATCTGATAggactgcagtgaggaggatgGTGAGGAAAGCAGTGAAAATGAAGAGGAAGATacagatgaggaggaggaagaagacacagatgaggaagaggaggaaatgTGCTTGCCAGGAATGGACGGAAAAGAAGAGGTGAGATTGTCCAACCGTGTCCTTTGAATAGTTTCATGGAATACACATTTCACGTAGCTACGTTTTGCTGTGGCCTTGTGTTggttaatatttttgtctttttcttcttcagcaTTTG from Hoplias malabaricus isolate fHopMal1 chromosome 8, fHopMal1.hap1, whole genome shotgun sequence includes:
- the ppm1g gene encoding protein phosphatase 1G is translated as MGAYLSQPNTEKTSTDGGNKKLSYGFAAMQGWRVSMEDAHNCIPELDDETAMFAVYDGHGGEEVALYCSKYLPDIIKEQKAYKDGKLQKALEDAFLAIDGRITTEEVIKELVQIAGRPQEEASPEKVADEDDLDNEEAALLHEEATMTIEELLVRYGQNLNKSGKKPGQDSTKEPEDGEKPLAQKGINGETECEVPDTDSNGKAKAKVAGASVGGSKMRACRRAAASSGGGSVAGDSSSDGEKAGTTGDAGPSCSSAASAPGSAKSKFFEDSDESEDGEDEEEGSDEEDCSEEDGEESSENEEEDTDEEEEEDTDEEEEEMCLPGMDGKEEPGSDSGTTAVVALIRGKQLIVANAGDSRCVVSERGKAVDMSYDHKPEDELELARIKNAGGKVTMDGRVNGGLNLSRAIGDHFYKRNKALPPEEQMISALPDVKVLTLNEEHEFMVVACDGIWNVMSSQEVVDFVNERLKHEGCEAKPLSAIIEELLDHCLAPDTSGDGTGCDNMTCIIVTFSPYASSSSMAENTKKRKIDKQLSEENGSNDKKSKTE